TCTCCTAAGACAAGTCAtttcatacatatttaaatttttaaagttttctcatttttcacaaCAGGAGGGTTTTTGATGACGTGGCTCTTACCTCTTGGGAAGAGCTTGCCTTACAATTAACGAGTTCCAAAGACAGCTACCTCGGAACACCAGCCTTTGGAAGTGCActggggaagaagggaagaactCGCACGTACAGTGCATCTGACTGCTGAGAGCTAACGCTTTGCTGGGGTCAGCACATGTAGTGTTTGCTAAGAGTATCTACCTTCGAGTTCTCTCCACCCCCTCTTCAGTATCTTGatttaaaaactggaaattCCATTATACAAAATCCTAAGAGGGCGGGTATCTGGAAAAAGATTTTCCAATCACGCCACCTCCTTCAGGAAAAGCTGTACTTCTGAAAGAGCAACCAGCAACCGTCAGAATTGCTGTTCCAAATTCCACTCCTCACACGAGACGAAAAGGGGGCCAGTCTGCATTTAAAGCATGTGGTGCAAAATAATCATCTTAGTTCTCAAAGCCCTTGGCCTTGAACGTTGCTTTGTGTGCACAAATGCCCGTTTGCTTCTCGAGGGAGCCAAGCAGCCAAACGAAGATCAATCCACAGAGTCCAACTGACCCCCTCCTACCTCTTCATCTCCCCCCAGACCATCGACACAAGCCTTGGCACCAAACCTCTGTCCTGGCGCGGGACGCTAGTGGCCAAGCTGACGGTCGTCATAGGTGCTGTATCTCTTCACGTGGATGCGGCGCACTCGGTCTCGAAGTTCAAAACCCTCATCATCCTCGCTGTGAGATGCCTGGCTCCGGCTCCTGCTCGTTGCTTCCAGCAGAGAGTTATCAGGAACCCGTGGGGTTTCATACAGTAAGACATTTAGTGTTTCCTCATAAATTCGTGCCTCGGGGAATTCAACCTGCAAAAAACAGCACACGGCCTTTTCCTGGTCTGTGCAGGATAATGTGACTGGAACACATGCCTGTAGGTCCAGAGATACTTGCACCATAAAAAGACATACGCTATAAAGATAGTAAAACAATTGTAAATGAGAAAGATGGAGCAAAGCCATTTAACTCCTAGCAGAGGATTACTCCCACCACCCGCTCACCTACCACGCCTCTTCTTTTAGATTGTTCTAGAATGGAATACAGTATTTCTGATTCTTAAACGCTAATGTTGGACCCTGGTCACCTTACCTGCACCACTGCAAGGCAGAAGTTAACTCCTGAAATTAGAGAAATTCTGCAGATTTGTCATGCTAATCATTATCGTATTTTCATGCATGTAACTCTCATCTTTAGGATGTACTGTGCTTGAAAGCAAGTCTTTAGGTAACCTTTGCAAAATCAGAGGTGGAACAACTTTGAGAAGAATCACTGGAAACGTGAGGAAATCAAGATAGGTTCATTATTGGGAATATGCGCTCCTGCTGAACTTTCTTTTAATAGATATTCTCCAGTTTTGCACATACAAGCATGAAGATAAACATATCATGTTTCTAAACATTGTTTGAGCTCAAGTTTCCATTCCATTGATTTCATCCCAGTCTTCTCCTTTTTGGCACGTATTTTCCAGCATTCTGGAGAAATTTAGAATCCTAGACACAACAATTTAGTCCAATTACATACAATAACTACATCAGTGCAAGTGAAACGCAGTACAAAGTAACTGCGATGAAGTAAACTTCCGTAGGTATAATTAGGAGCAGAATGATATCTTTACTTGATTTAGAGAAGAATTAACAGGTTTACATGCTTTAGGCACACAAAGTCCATCAGCTTTAAGAGACTTGTGCTAAAATGCACATGCTTTCAGAATTGCCGTTCTCAGTCTTTCCTTCAAACCTGCCACCATATTCCATCTTCCCTGAATTCTACCTGGTATGCAGCAACTTCTACCGAGACACGAGCTCATCCTGCAGCCACCCTGCTGATTTCCACGGCATGGACCAGCACTTCCAGTCAATATTCAGGAGAGCTGGTATCAAAGCTTTCCCAAGAAATGATATTGCCTGCCCCTAGCAATTAGGCCTCAGTTATATGAAATCTTTGTCTTTCTGCAATGTACCATCCCCCTGACTGTTTTAAAGCGGCAGAGCCAGGTAGGTAACGCTCCGTTACCTTGGTTTGCTTCTTCTCGGTGGCATACACGATGGAGGTGCAGCACACTTCAGCAAGCTTGCGCCCCTGCCCGTAGAAGGACCAGCAGCAGATCTCATCCCCGATAACGTCCTTGATGAACAGAACTCTGCCGTTGAACCGCAGAGAGAGCTTGTCAAACAGCTCGATGTTCTTCAGCAAGTTGTCATCCGAGTTACTGAAACACAGCCACAGGAGAAGGAATGTGGGCTTTGTGGTTTCCCAACTGGCCATCTCTACAGATTTCATATGCCTATTCCACCACAGTTTCAAGCACTGATCTAACTGCAGAACACGAATAAGTAGTGACTCATCGCCATATGCTGCCAAGAAAAGAGGGTAATAGCCAATTTCAGATACAAATAAGATGCTCTGAGCCCCATGAGCAAACACACCAGCCTCTAGGGGTCAAGTTATATAATTAATAACGACAGCACAATTTCCCAAATCATTACATCAACTACCTACAACTACCTCTTGACTGAAGGCCAGCGCCAAAGCAAGGTGTTCTGCACCTCAAACTACTGATACCATACACAGATTTCCAGGGTGAATACAATATTTAGGAAACTAAGTTTTATTGACAGCCAGTGCAATGTAGGATATTAATTACTTTTCAAAGCAATATCTAGATGGTCTAGAGAAAAAACAATACAATGTATTATAGCTTTAAAACCAAGTAAAGCTATCGGAAAACTATtcttaaaacttaaaatattttacttaaataaTAACATGGCAAATAAATGTCCGATTTGattaagttattaaaaaaaccccaaaccaacaaccaacccAACACCTAAAAGCCTTACTCCTCCGATATTAGCTTGAATGCAGCTGTATTGAACATAAGCACTCTGTGTCCCTTTGTCTCTTTTTATAGATGGCTGGGAAATTATCTGTGGATCTGTGGAAATTAGTGAGCATATTATCGCCTAGACAGCAAGGCCAACCTTGCTGGCTTTAACAGTGAAATTCCTCACGCTTTGGAGCCAGAGGCTCCAGATTCCCACCGTGCTGCCAAGAACCTCCCCAGAGACGTGACATCCCACTTCTGTGTGCAGCATCTTGGCTTCCGCAAGAGGCCCAGGAAGGCCACGGAACACTTGCGGATCAGGACACTGCTAACAAGGACAGCTGGCTGGGCTTGGCATAAAATACTTAGTGTGAGGAGTGTTTCTGTTCAGGTGTTAATCAAAGAAGAATGATGTGCAACCAGACAAAATCTTCAGCTCGCAGAAACAACTTGATAAAGCAGTCTGGGCTTCTATcaagtggcagagctgggaaaagaAGGTGGAAGTCTTCAGCCATTTATGTTATTAAACCACACTGACAACGTCACTGAGAAAGCTCCTTTTGTACTGTTGGTTAGAaagaacacaaggaaaaaaaatgtttgcttgcTAGCAGTCAATGtggaattttaaataaagatgcCTCATGCAAACACCAGCAAGGCATGCAGATTCACACGCGAGGAATAATTATTCCCCTGCAGCTAGTGAGATACCAGCACCTCCTGGTATCCAGGATTCTGTTGCTCTCGTTACTGGTACGTTTACATTTCCAGACCCACGGTGACTAATCTGCTCTTCCGTGCTCGCTTCAGCATCACTGCCGTGGGCTAAAGGGTAACGCATGGAGGGGGCAAACACAACCAGCCGACACAGAACGCAGGTGCTGCAAACCAGGCTGCTCCTCAGCACTCCCACAGGTAGCGTTCCCTGACCACCTGAAATACCATGACTGTCAGAATCCATCTCTCTGACAGACAGACTGCCAGTTTGTCTAGAGAATAAAAGCTTCCAAGGTTGCACCTCAGCCTCAAAAGGCCAAACATGAGCATTCTGCATAGCATGAAGCATTACTCACATCGCTTCCATGGCTGCTTTGGGAAAATCCAAAGCCATTCTGATACCATCATAACAAAGGGATCGTGATAGTTACAGCATAACACTAAGCACATAATGTTATTTTATGCAGGAGGAAAGCCTGGCCCTGTCTGGGTTGTTCCTGAGCAGAACTTTTCTTTGTAACCAAATAATGAATTCATTTAGAAGCACCGGAACATGAAGAATTTCTGTAGGTCAGAGAGTGCTGGCAGAGGTACAGCAGACTCGCAAGTAAAGCTGAAAGGACGAGGTCAGGGTGATGGCTGCAACAGCCTTGCATCGCCGAGGCAGCACTGTGTTACCTTGCCTCAGCTACACCTGGTTGCAGCCAACACTAATGACCTCATCGCTCTtatctcttctctctttttcctgttcatGATTTCTCACACAACTGAATCGTACACTGGACTTTGACAGATACCGTTTGTTGTGTTCTCCCCCCATTTAGATTCACATCAgtcaaaaaaaccacaacaaaaaaagccaggtTGTACCACATCTTCCTCCACTCCCATAGTCACAGGGAAAACTTCCCATTACAGTGGGGAAAAAGCTGACGTACCTGGTGTAGGAGTATTTGTTGTTGCTTCTGTTATAAAGCAGCTTAACAACAGGCTatggggagagaaagaaaaacacacagaaaaggtAAGTCCTGTGTCTGAACACATTTAGCAAAAATTCAGTTTCTCACTAGTTAGTTGCGGAAAAGCAGTTACTTTCATTGACGATTCTATCAGTCTCTCTTCTTCTTTCGGAGATGTGATAATAGGGATGCTACAGACAGGTTCATACAAGTCTGTCTTGTcctgttttaaagaaagaagagagagataAAATAAACTCAAGAGAGAGAAACGCTAAAGCCAACATCTACCACCATTGCCTTCCCCGACCCCTCCGGCCATGTTCCCAAAGCCTGCGATGCGAAGGAAAAGCTCCGTGTTGCCACAGTAACCGCCCAGCGTTACCTTGAGCACAGAAACAGAGCCGAGAGATTTCCTGTCCCCAGAAGGCAGCAGTAATTGAAATATTGGGATGCACGTGGATGTTCTTCTTGGCTATCACAACGACCCTGAGCTCAAGCCCTGTTTGGTTTAAGTGGGCTTATTATTATATCTTTTTTTGAAAAGGATTGTAAGAGTTTGCACTAGTTTTAATCAACTCAGAACACCACAGTATGTAAGAATATCAGCCACTACAAACTGAATATTTGGCAAGAACAGCATGTCACCACAACGGACCTCAGCCCTCGCGATACAAAAGCAACAATCAAGAGTGTGCAGCACAGTCTGTGACTCCAGAGTCCTCAGGCAGCAAATCAAGGAAAGCTCAACAGCTAACAGGGAAGCCTTTGAACATTTTGTCTTTAGAAGAAAGGGTTTAAATTccaaaccaaaaggaaaattgTCAGTGTggctttccatttctttcagtGGATTCAAGAGCTGAACCTGGCATGCCAGGCATTTATTAATTACTAAGTTTTGTCCTGCAGGAAACATTCATTTCACAATTTAAAGACTAATGATAAGTTACACATACCACATCTGGGCTAACCTTATTAAAAGTTGGCAGAACAAGCTCATTTCAATCGGCTGAATGTAGAGACTTGTAAAGTGAATAAAGGTACTATGAACTTACGTATTTGCAAAACTCATCCAAAGAGAAGTCCTTAAAGTACTCATTGCTTaccatttttctccattaagATTCAAACTTAAAAGTTACcatgttttcaaatattcaaaCTCATTCTGCCTATAAATATCATATAATTAGAAGTGACATAACTTGGGGGAAATTTAGAGAAATGCCATAAGGTTATTTAAAACACAGGCACCTGCGGcctggaaggctgtgctgtgaTAGCACAGGGGTCtgaaaacatttccagggaGATCATAAACTAAATTTAATCTCTTTGATTCAAAGCATCACAGAATCTCAGGTGTGCATACAGAGCAAGGGTAACT
The Caloenas nicobarica isolate bCalNic1 chromosome 17, bCalNic1.hap1, whole genome shotgun sequence genome window above contains:
- the TNFAIP1 gene encoding BTB/POZ domain-containing adapter for CUL3-mediated RhoA degradation protein 2, with protein sequence MSGDTCLTTTLCPAAGPKPKTCSFKGGSLGNKYVRLNVGGSLYYTTVQVLTRHDTMLKAMFSGRMEVLTDKEGWILIDRCGKHFGTILNYLRDDTITLPKHRQEIKELMAEAKYYLIQGLVDMCQAALQDKTDLYEPVCSIPIITSPKEEERLIESSMKPVVKLLYNRSNNKYSYTSNSDDNLLKNIELFDKLSLRFNGRVLFIKDVIGDEICCWSFYGQGRKLAEVCCTSIVYATEKKQTKVEFPEARIYEETLNVLLYETPRVPDNSLLEATSRSRSQASHSEDDEGFELRDRVRRIHVKRYSTYDDRQLGH